One Pyrococcus furiosus DSM 3638 genomic region harbors:
- a CDS encoding ABC transporter permease has translation MGRGKEFLSSFYVAMSRETKVGIDLEFWLGTMFEPLIYVLLFGPLMEKLVGGVNVGGEEISYLAFMFPGVLTLVGINQGFRGATTFIRDRFYGGLETLFTLPVSRSVLFMAKILGACIRAFVAMATLSVLVIIVEDVSLTPLSFIQSFLVNSTLVVMLSSLMIWLLSKGENPNLPVAISGIIMLPMMFLSTIFYPKEVFEGSRVMSLVVSLNPMTHASTLTRSFLYGISLPLSEVGISLAYLAALRFLGFVLGLRGFTRALER, from the coding sequence ATGGGAAGAGGTAAAGAGTTCCTCTCATCCTTCTATGTTGCAATGTCTAGGGAGACGAAAGTTGGGATAGATTTGGAATTCTGGCTGGGGACAATGTTTGAGCCGTTAATTTATGTCCTGCTTTTCGGCCCTCTAATGGAAAAGCTCGTTGGGGGAGTAAACGTTGGAGGAGAGGAAATTTCCTATTTAGCTTTCATGTTCCCAGGAGTGCTGACCTTAGTTGGCATAAATCAAGGATTTAGGGGGGCGACAACCTTCATTAGAGACAGATTTTATGGAGGGCTAGAGACCCTCTTCACTCTCCCAGTATCAAGGTCAGTTTTGTTCATGGCCAAGATACTAGGGGCGTGCATAAGGGCTTTTGTAGCTATGGCGACATTGTCGGTTTTGGTCATTATAGTTGAGGATGTTTCACTAACTCCACTGAGCTTTATTCAGAGCTTTCTTGTCAACTCTACACTTGTCGTGATGCTCTCAAGCTTAATGATTTGGCTACTCTCTAAGGGAGAAAATCCGAATCTTCCAGTGGCAATATCTGGAATAATAATGCTCCCAATGATGTTCCTTTCGACAATCTTCTATCCAAAGGAAGTGTTTGAGGGTAGTAGAGTGATGAGCTTAGTAGTATCGTTGAATCCAATGACCCACGCTTCAACACTCACTAGGAGCTTCCTATATGGAATTTCCCTTCCACTATCGGAAGTTGGCATATCCTTAGCATATCTTGCTGCTTTACGCTTCTTAGGCTTCGTCCTGGGATTAAGAGGATTTACCAGGGCCTTAGAGAGGTGA
- a CDS encoding ABC transporter ATP-binding protein, which yields MTMVDVISVTKTFSTPKGKVVAVDNLSFKVKRGQVFGILGPNGAGKTTTLRMMATIYRPDSGRILIDGIDVVENPNEARKRMAYMTQEPDLSPTLSVRDYITYYFRFRGLSKREARERCSYALKTFNLEEHANKKPFQLSTGLKRRVQLACVLSSDAPLVFLDEPTAGVDPKSKRDAWELIGEMVREKDMTIILSSHDLYEVEYLADEVLIINYGKAVAQGRPSELKRRFGKTLRIVTKNPILDFEKLRDTLTSIEMVENVRAITKNSFEVKLNSLDAPINDVLQATMSLGLEIVDAFTATLTFEDVYLSIVDVGGEINGKR from the coding sequence ATGACAATGGTGGATGTAATAAGCGTCACAAAGACGTTCTCAACCCCAAAGGGTAAAGTTGTGGCAGTTGATAATCTAAGCTTCAAAGTTAAGAGGGGACAAGTATTTGGAATACTTGGGCCCAATGGGGCTGGAAAGACAACTACGTTAAGGATGATGGCGACCATATATCGCCCAGACAGTGGAAGAATACTTATCGACGGAATAGATGTTGTTGAGAACCCAAATGAGGCCAGAAAGAGAATGGCTTACATGACACAGGAGCCAGACCTTTCTCCCACTCTCTCTGTTCGGGATTACATCACCTATTACTTTAGATTTAGAGGCCTTAGTAAGCGAGAGGCTAGAGAAAGGTGCAGTTATGCCCTTAAAACTTTCAACCTGGAAGAGCATGCGAACAAAAAGCCATTTCAATTAAGTACAGGATTAAAGAGGAGAGTACAGCTTGCCTGTGTGCTTTCAAGTGATGCTCCGCTCGTGTTCCTTGACGAACCTACGGCGGGAGTTGACCCGAAAAGCAAGAGAGATGCATGGGAGTTAATTGGAGAGATGGTTAGAGAGAAGGACATGACGATTATCTTGAGCAGTCATGACCTATACGAAGTTGAGTATTTGGCAGATGAGGTGCTGATTATAAACTATGGGAAGGCTGTTGCTCAAGGAAGGCCTTCAGAGCTAAAAAGGAGATTTGGAAAAACTCTTAGAATTGTAACAAAGAACCCAATACTTGATTTTGAAAAGTTGAGAGATACTCTCACGAGCATTGAGATGGTAGAAAATGTTCGGGCAATAACAAAAAATTCCTTTGAAGTTAAATTGAACTCTTTAGACGCTCCTATAAATGATGTTCTTCAAGCTACGATGTCCTTAGGTTTGGAAATAGTTGATGCATTCACGGCCACTCTAACTTTTGAGGATGTATACCTGAGCATAGTGGACGTTGGAGGTGAAATCAATGGGAAGAGGTAA
- a CDS encoding permease — MGKLSDKLLKRKPFLILGFLGTSIFAFLMAFSRSVHQVVILNFLFVATTISIPVILIARILKRNQLDYGIAKFNEIGGWGGLLDVICGDGVSGGGIIS, encoded by the coding sequence TTGGGAAAACTCTCCGACAAGTTGCTTAAGAGGAAACCTTTCCTAATATTAGGGTTCCTTGGAACGTCGATTTTCGCTTTCTTAATGGCTTTTTCGAGGAGTGTCCACCAGGTAGTTATCCTTAACTTTTTATTCGTTGCGACAACCATTTCAATTCCAGTCATACTCATCGCTAGGATCTTGAAGAGAAATCAACTAGATTATGGGATTGCAAAATTTAACGAGATAGGTGGATGGGGTGGGTTGCTGGACGTCATTTGTGGAGATGGAGTATCCGGCGGAGGCATAATAAGTTAA